The Acidobacteriota bacterium genome has a window encoding:
- the rdgB gene encoding RdgB/HAM1 family non-canonical purine NTP pyrophosphatase, with the protein MGRPLLVATTNAAKLREVSLALADVPGLTLLSLRDVPSVPDLPEDESTFRGNAVLKAVESSRVFQGLALADDSGLCVDALGGGPGVRSARYGGPKLDDAGRCRRLLVELEGLPEARRGAQFECALALADRGRVVATFDGLVRGRILPAPRGSNGFGYDPVFYYDPAGKTFAEMPTAAKSAVSHRGQALSKLREFLGVRPNLLAV; encoded by the coding sequence ATGGGAAGGCCACTCCTCGTCGCGACGACGAACGCCGCCAAGCTCCGCGAGGTCTCCCTGGCGCTTGCCGATGTTCCGGGCCTCACGCTCCTCTCCCTTCGCGACGTTCCCTCGGTTCCCGATCTCCCCGAGGACGAGTCCACCTTCCGCGGCAACGCCGTCCTCAAGGCGGTCGAGTCGAGCCGCGTCTTCCAGGGGCTCGCCCTCGCCGACGACTCGGGGCTGTGCGTGGACGCCCTCGGCGGCGGACCCGGGGTGCGCTCGGCCCGCTACGGTGGCCCGAAGCTCGACGACGCCGGCCGCTGCCGGCGGCTGCTGGTCGAGCTCGAGGGGCTTCCCGAGGCCCGCCGCGGCGCGCAGTTCGAGTGCGCCCTCGCCCTCGCGGATCGCGGGCGCGTGGTCGCCACTTTCGACGGGCTCGTCCGCGGCCGCATCCTCCCCGCCCCGCGCGGCTCGAACGGGTTCGGGTACGATCCTGTCTTTTATTACGATCCCGCGGGGAAGACCTTCGCCGAGATGCCGACCGCCGCCAAGTCAGCCGTCAGCCACCGCGGCCAGGCGCTCTCTAAGCTCCGGGAGTTCCTCGGCGTGCGCCCGAATCTTCTGGCCGTCTGA
- a CDS encoding pirin family protein, whose protein sequence is MPPTSPKTREAVQIVTAHHQREGAGFIVRRPFPTLELDQADPFLLIDEMGPADYKPGEAVGAPDHPHRGFETVTYMLAGEFEHEDSAGHHGFIRPGDVQWMTAGGGIVHSEMPSKEIREKGGRVHGFQVWVNLPAKLKMSRPRYQEIAAAGIPTAKSPDGLARVRVVAGEALGAKAVIDTHIPIVYQDWSFDAGADVTVPLPRELRAMAYVFGGSVRVGDSGAEIGDGQLAVFGEGESVRFRGQVGANGADANKPARMLLLAGRPIGEPVARYGPFVMNTEGEIRQAIRDYQSGKMGEITRTAELR, encoded by the coding sequence ATGCCCCCGACGAGCCCGAAGACGCGTGAAGCCGTCCAGATCGTGACCGCCCACCACCAGAGAGAGGGGGCCGGCTTCATCGTCCGTCGCCCCTTCCCGACTCTCGAGCTCGACCAGGCCGACCCGTTCCTTCTCATCGACGAGATGGGGCCGGCCGACTACAAGCCGGGCGAGGCGGTCGGGGCCCCCGATCACCCGCACCGCGGCTTCGAGACGGTGACGTACATGCTCGCCGGCGAGTTCGAGCACGAGGACTCGGCGGGGCATCACGGCTTCATCCGCCCGGGTGACGTGCAGTGGATGACGGCCGGCGGCGGCATCGTCCACTCCGAGATGCCTTCGAAGGAGATCCGCGAGAAGGGGGGGCGCGTCCACGGCTTCCAGGTCTGGGTGAACCTCCCGGCGAAGCTGAAGATGTCGCGGCCTCGCTACCAGGAGATCGCCGCGGCGGGGATCCCGACCGCGAAGTCGCCCGACGGCCTCGCGCGCGTGCGCGTCGTCGCCGGGGAGGCGCTCGGCGCGAAGGCGGTCATCGACACGCACATCCCCATCGTCTACCAGGACTGGTCTTTCGACGCGGGGGCCGACGTGACGGTGCCCCTTCCCAGGGAACTGCGCGCGATGGCGTACGTCTTCGGCGGATCGGTGCGGGTGGGCGATTCGGGGGCCGAGATCGGCGACGGTCAGCTCGCGGTCTTCGGCGAGGGAGAGAGTGTCAGGTTCCGCGGACAAGTCGGCGCCAACGGCGCCGACGCCAACAAGCCGGCGCGGATGCTCCTCCTCGCGGGGAGGCCGATCGGTGAGCCGGTGGCCCGCTACGGCCCCTTCGTCATGAACACGGAAGGAGAGATCCGGCAGGCGATCCGCGACTACCAGAGCGGGAAGATGGGCGAGATCACGAGGACGGCGGAGCTGCGCTGA
- a CDS encoding protein kinase, with product MIEAGQAIGPYRILSQLGAGGMGEVYLAEDTRLKRRVAIKILPPHLLKDGERRKRFLREARAAAAVDHPNIVHIYEVEEDPERGIYLVMQHVDGTNVREALRMGAMPFDRALGVAMEVADALAAAHGLGIVHRDIKPDNVMLDTGGHARLLDFGLARALEAGGALTPFTEMNTADQNVTAPGAVMGTTAYMSPEQARGADVDARSDIFSFGVTLYEMVAGRHPFAGRTSVETIDSLLNREPQPIGTLVPAAPSAMEWVISKMLAKDREERYQTAKEVLADLRKVRQSTSGQGQGASRPREESPGRGRALLPKAAIAVGLLVASAAVNSWLKRQDAPNLPPPGPSPAGQAIPGSPAAAAPQMKIAVLPLQNVRKDARIDFLGFALADAVISKLTYLDAVTVRPSAYVQKYRDAAPDPKQAGSDLGVDHLLMGTMIADGSTLRISVQLVDLAGERVQWQDLFDAKLDNLLGVQDEIVSRLVDGMKVTLSPAEASHLRADVPKDREAFDLFLRAGGEPGTADGDRRAIDFLEQSLKKDSLFAPAWNALSLRQYDLALYSGGSPADYARAQETRRKALELNPDLTEALYSTGIQLVESGQHEEAYRTFKRRLSVKPSDAWTHFLLSYLFRYTALLPEAMREAERAIAIDPQNKQFRSGARIFLYAGAFDRMDPFLALDDSSWADYNRMERDVARGRADEARGYARKVIAADPNGTLSDYSRAALFVLDGETASARKIYEARLNQLSPDAEVVFNESGHFAWIGDYGRALELMKKAIDGGFFCYPAYENDIRMRGLRAQPGYAALREDAKRKSDAFRAFVEENP from the coding sequence GTGATCGAGGCCGGCCAGGCGATCGGCCCCTACAGGATCCTCTCGCAGCTCGGCGCCGGAGGGATGGGGGAGGTCTATCTCGCGGAGGACACGCGGTTGAAGCGCCGCGTCGCGATCAAGATCCTCCCGCCCCACCTCCTGAAGGACGGCGAGCGCAGGAAGCGCTTCCTGAGGGAGGCGCGCGCCGCCGCCGCGGTCGATCACCCGAACATCGTCCACATCTACGAGGTCGAGGAGGACCCGGAGCGCGGGATCTACCTCGTCATGCAGCACGTGGACGGCACGAACGTCCGCGAGGCGCTCCGCATGGGGGCGATGCCGTTCGATCGCGCGCTCGGCGTCGCGATGGAGGTGGCAGACGCCCTCGCTGCCGCGCACGGCCTCGGCATCGTCCACCGCGACATCAAGCCCGACAACGTGATGCTCGACACGGGCGGCCACGCGCGCCTCCTCGACTTCGGCCTCGCGCGCGCCCTCGAGGCCGGCGGCGCCCTCACCCCCTTCACCGAGATGAACACCGCCGATCAGAACGTGACGGCCCCGGGCGCGGTGATGGGGACGACGGCGTACATGTCCCCCGAGCAGGCGCGCGGCGCCGACGTCGACGCGCGGAGCGACATCTTCTCGTTCGGCGTCACGCTCTACGAGATGGTGGCGGGGAGGCACCCCTTCGCCGGCCGGACCAGCGTCGAGACGATCGACTCGCTCCTCAACCGGGAGCCGCAGCCGATCGGCACGCTCGTCCCCGCGGCCCCCTCGGCGATGGAGTGGGTGATCTCGAAGATGCTCGCGAAGGATCGCGAGGAGCGCTACCAGACCGCGAAGGAGGTTCTCGCAGATCTGAGGAAGGTGCGGCAGTCGACGTCGGGGCAGGGGCAGGGCGCGTCGCGGCCCCGGGAGGAATCACCCGGAAGGGGACGCGCATTGCTCCCGAAGGCCGCGATCGCGGTGGGCCTTCTCGTCGCCTCCGCCGCCGTCAATTCCTGGCTGAAGCGCCAGGACGCGCCGAATCTCCCGCCCCCCGGCCCGTCGCCGGCAGGTCAAGCCATTCCCGGATCGCCCGCGGCGGCGGCGCCGCAGATGAAGATCGCCGTCCTCCCGCTCCAGAACGTGCGGAAGGACGCGCGCATCGATTTCCTCGGCTTCGCCCTCGCCGACGCGGTGATCTCCAAGCTCACGTACCTCGACGCCGTCACCGTGCGCCCCTCGGCGTACGTCCAGAAGTACCGCGACGCCGCCCCCGACCCGAAGCAGGCGGGGAGCGATCTCGGCGTGGACCATCTCCTGATGGGGACGATGATCGCCGACGGGAGCACGCTGCGCATCTCGGTGCAGCTCGTGGACCTCGCCGGCGAGCGGGTGCAGTGGCAGGACCTCTTCGACGCGAAGCTCGACAACCTTCTCGGCGTGCAGGACGAGATCGTCTCTCGCCTCGTGGACGGGATGAAGGTCACGCTGTCGCCCGCCGAGGCGTCGCACCTCAGGGCCGACGTCCCGAAGGATCGGGAGGCGTTCGATCTCTTCCTGCGCGCGGGCGGGGAGCCGGGGACCGCCGACGGGGACAGGAGGGCCATCGACTTTCTCGAGCAATCGCTCAAGAAGGACTCCCTCTTCGCCCCGGCATGGAATGCGCTCTCGCTGCGGCAGTACGACCTGGCGCTCTACTCGGGAGGGAGCCCCGCCGACTACGCGAGGGCGCAGGAGACCCGGCGGAAGGCGCTCGAGCTGAACCCCGATCTGACCGAAGCGCTCTACTCGACCGGGATCCAGCTCGTCGAGAGCGGGCAGCATGAGGAGGCGTACCGGACGTTCAAGCGCCGGCTGAGCGTCAAGCCCTCGGACGCCTGGACCCACTTCCTGTTGTCGTATCTCTTCCGTTACACGGCGCTCCTCCCCGAGGCCATGCGGGAGGCCGAGAGAGCGATCGCCATCGACCCGCAGAACAAGCAGTTCCGGAGCGGTGCGCGGATCTTCCTCTATGCCGGTGCGTTCGATCGGATGGACCCCTTTCTCGCCCTCGACGACAGCTCGTGGGCCGACTACAACCGGATGGAGAGAGATGTCGCGCGGGGACGCGCCGACGAGGCGCGGGGGTACGCGAGGAAGGTCATCGCCGCCGATCCGAACGGGACCCTCTCGGACTACAGCCGGGCGGCGCTTTTCGTCCTCGACGGAGAGACCGCGTCCGCGCGAAAGATCTACGAGGCCCGCCTCAATCAGCTCTCCCCGGACGCGGAGGTGGTCTTCAACGAGTCCGGACACTTCGCCTGGATCGGGGACTACGGGCGTGCCCTCGAGCTGATGAAGAAGGCGATCGACGGAGGCTTCTTCTGTTATCCGGCGTACGAAAACGACATCCGCATGAGGGGGCTGCGCGCCCAGCCCGGGTACGCGGCGCTGCGAGAAGACGCGAAGCGAAAGAGTGACGCCTTCCGAGCCTTCGTCGAAGAGAACCCTTGA
- a CDS encoding N-acetylmuramoyl-L-alanine amidase: MKPMTRLACTLALGLAAVAASPAPREPGTIRTIVIDPGHGGEEVGAVGRSGVLEKDLCLDIAQRLRDRLARLPNTTVLLTREDDRVVPLRERTAIANHAKADLFVSIHMNSSRRLSAHGTEAYFLALTASDEEAMTLAHAENAPPAVPPGTDGNPNQPADPNAPEAAAAEASQNDLDLVLWGMAQSEHIVSSSRLADVVQDEMNRLLKVDSRGVKQAPFTVLMGATMPAVLVEVAFLSNDTEEKLLVTSEFKDKVADALQSAIVRFKDETERALSAVPTEGGPNP, translated from the coding sequence GTGAAACCGATGACACGCCTCGCCTGCACGCTGGCGCTCGGCCTCGCCGCCGTCGCCGCCTCGCCGGCGCCCCGCGAGCCCGGCACCATCCGGACGATCGTCATCGACCCCGGCCACGGCGGGGAGGAGGTCGGCGCCGTCGGTCGCAGCGGCGTCCTCGAGAAGGATCTCTGCCTCGACATCGCGCAGCGGCTTCGAGATCGCCTCGCGCGCCTGCCGAACACGACCGTCCTCCTCACCCGCGAGGACGACCGCGTCGTCCCCCTCCGCGAGCGCACCGCGATCGCCAACCACGCGAAGGCGGATCTCTTCGTGAGCATCCACATGAACTCGTCGCGGCGCCTCTCCGCGCACGGCACCGAGGCGTACTTCCTGGCCCTGACGGCCAGCGACGAGGAGGCGATGACGCTCGCGCACGCGGAGAACGCGCCGCCGGCCGTTCCCCCCGGAACCGACGGCAACCCGAACCAGCCGGCCGATCCCAACGCCCCGGAGGCGGCCGCGGCGGAGGCTTCGCAGAACGATCTCGACCTCGTCCTCTGGGGGATGGCGCAGTCGGAGCACATCGTCAGCTCGAGCCGCCTCGCCGACGTGGTGCAGGACGAGATGAACCGGCTGCTCAAGGTGGACAGCCGCGGCGTGAAGCAGGCGCCCTTCACCGTGCTGATGGGGGCGACGATGCCCGCCGTCCTCGTCGAGGTCGCGTTCCTGTCGAACGACACCGAGGAGAAGCTCCTCGTCACGAGCGAGTTCAAGGACAAGGTCGCCGACGCGCTCCAGTCGGCGATCGTCCGCTTCAAGGACGAGACCGAGAGGGCGCTGAGCGCCGTCCCCACGGAAGGCGGTCCCAACCCTTGA
- the rph gene encoding ribonuclease PH codes for MPRPDGRSPDQLRPATITTGVIKSAEGSALIRAGETHVICTASVEDKVPPFLKDKGQGWVTAEYAMIPRATRERTQREATRGKQSGRTLEIQRLVGRALRAVVDMTSFGERTIWIDCDVIQADGGTRCASITGAYVALAQALAWVRHKYVVTRPPLTGMVAAVSVGLLNGEPLLDLNYDEDSKADVDMNVIRTNSGRYVEVQGTAEKTPFSRDDLTRLLAFADAGTDHLFSVQREALGDALTPLLRAAPPAPPNTR; via the coding sequence ATGCCCCGACCCGACGGACGATCCCCCGACCAGCTCCGCCCCGCGACGATCACCACCGGCGTCATCAAGAGCGCCGAAGGATCGGCCCTCATCCGCGCGGGGGAGACGCACGTCATCTGCACCGCGAGCGTCGAGGACAAGGTCCCGCCGTTCCTCAAGGACAAGGGCCAGGGTTGGGTCACCGCCGAGTACGCGATGATCCCGCGCGCCACCCGCGAGCGCACGCAGCGCGAGGCAACGCGCGGCAAGCAGTCGGGGCGCACCCTCGAGATCCAGCGCCTCGTCGGCCGCGCGCTCCGCGCCGTCGTGGACATGACCTCCTTCGGCGAGCGCACGATATGGATCGACTGCGACGTCATCCAGGCCGACGGCGGCACGCGCTGCGCCTCGATCACCGGCGCCTACGTCGCCCTCGCGCAGGCCCTCGCCTGGGTGCGCCACAAATACGTCGTCACGCGCCCCCCACTCACCGGCATGGTCGCCGCCGTCTCCGTCGGCCTCCTCAACGGCGAGCCGCTCCTCGACCTGAACTACGACGAGGACAGCAAGGCCGACGTCGACATGAACGTCATCCGCACGAACTCCGGCCGCTACGTCGAGGTGCAGGGGACCGCCGAGAAGACCCCCTTCAGCCGCGACGACCTCACGCGCCTCCTCGCCTTCGCCGACGCCGGAACGGATCACCTCTTCTCGGTCCAGCGCGAGGCGCTCGGCGACGCGCTGACGCCCCTCCTGCGGGCCGCGCCGCCCGCCCCCCCCAACACCCGCTGA
- a CDS encoding GerMN domain-containing protein, whose amino-acid sequence MRGIAALAAASLLAGVSVLACAACSGGGETAPPAAGTESAVTPMPAGGAASAAAPLPGDANSAASGGPAAAGPASIETPVFTGGANQMDVTLYFLRADGEALAPEKRRIFRTATVNDRARQTLQALFEGSEAGLLPSVPPGTQTRELFLSNDGVAYVDLSAEFKDGLDHGSSDAVEAVYAIVNTLSSNFGEIQKVKLLVEGDEVDDLGGHLDLSHPLLPEMSLVGTGTTHAPRPARAVPAPETETPAPPPDDKPPPKTDGPPIGGGTRS is encoded by the coding sequence TTGAGGGGGATCGCAGCCCTCGCCGCGGCGTCGCTTCTCGCCGGCGTTTCGGTCCTTGCTTGTGCGGCCTGTTCGGGGGGAGGGGAGACGGCGCCGCCCGCCGCGGGGACCGAATCGGCGGTCACCCCGATGCCGGCCGGAGGCGCCGCTTCGGCCGCCGCGCCCCTCCCAGGGGACGCGAACTCAGCCGCCTCGGGCGGCCCCGCCGCCGCCGGCCCCGCCTCGATCGAGACCCCCGTCTTCACCGGCGGGGCGAACCAGATGGACGTGACGCTGTACTTCCTCCGTGCCGACGGCGAGGCGCTCGCCCCCGAGAAGCGCCGCATCTTCCGCACCGCCACCGTGAACGATCGCGCGCGGCAGACCCTTCAGGCCCTCTTCGAAGGGTCGGAGGCGGGACTCCTTCCCTCAGTCCCGCCGGGGACGCAGACGCGGGAGCTCTTCCTGTCGAACGACGGCGTCGCGTACGTCGATCTCAGCGCCGAGTTCAAAGACGGCCTCGATCACGGATCCTCGGACGCTGTCGAGGCGGTCTACGCGATCGTCAACACCCTCTCGTCGAACTTCGGCGAGATCCAGAAGGTGAAGCTGCTGGTGGAAGGGGACGAGGTGGACGACCTCGGCGGGCACCTCGACCTCTCGCACCCGCTCCTTCCCGAGATGAGCCTCGTCGGCACCGGCACGACGCACGCGCCGCGACCGGCCCGGGCCGTCCCTGCCCCCGAGACGGAGACGCCGGCCCCGCCCCCCGACGACAAGCCGCCCCCGAAGACCGACGGCCCGCCGATAGGAGGCGGGACCCGGAGCTGA